The proteins below are encoded in one region of Segatella copri:
- a CDS encoding family 16 glycosylhydrolase, which produces MKFLKIFSFLLSLMLLSCSSSSDGDRGDVTVSCSPTSIDVPAKGGTYKLMVVASEGGWEARASFPGAGPTANVYPWFKVSASGNNKATGMVTVDVEENKSSVALDGSVEISLEDKKVSVPVHQAGKQVTPIEGGEMVIPEGYKLVWNDEFNEGSELNSTDWRHEVQKSGWVNNELQNYANGSADGKRVTEIADNRLYINCFKGSNGKIYSGRVYAHETQGWLYGIFEARIKLPKGKGTWPAFWMMPCNNDFGANPWPKCGEIDIMEEVGVNPNYTSSSLHTEKFNHVMGTQITKERLTAGAEDGFHVYRLEWTPDYIKTYVDGKELLNFNNDGKNDVGSWPFNKPFYVILNLAWGGDWGGMKGVDESALPVQMEVDYVRVFQKK; this is translated from the coding sequence ATGAAATTCTTGAAAATATTTTCCTTCCTCCTTTCACTCATGCTGCTTTCTTGCAGCAGCTCTTCTGACGGCGATAGGGGGGATGTAACGGTATCCTGCTCTCCTACGAGCATCGATGTTCCTGCCAAAGGCGGTACTTATAAACTTATGGTAGTGGCTTCTGAAGGTGGCTGGGAGGCGAGAGCATCCTTTCCTGGAGCAGGTCCTACGGCAAATGTATACCCTTGGTTTAAAGTGAGTGCCAGTGGTAATAACAAAGCTACGGGTATGGTAACTGTAGATGTGGAAGAGAATAAATCGTCTGTAGCTCTTGACGGAAGTGTCGAGATTTCATTAGAGGATAAGAAGGTATCGGTGCCAGTGCATCAGGCTGGAAAACAGGTCACTCCTATTGAAGGGGGCGAAATGGTGATTCCTGAGGGGTACAAACTGGTCTGGAATGATGAGTTTAATGAAGGCTCTGAGTTGAATAGTACCGACTGGCGTCATGAGGTGCAGAAGTCGGGCTGGGTGAATAATGAACTTCAGAATTATGCGAACGGCTCTGCTGATGGTAAGCGTGTAACAGAAATTGCAGATAACCGGCTTTATATCAACTGTTTCAAGGGCAGCAACGGCAAGATTTATTCGGGTCGCGTATATGCTCACGAAACCCAGGGCTGGCTTTACGGTATCTTCGAAGCTCGCATCAAATTGCCTAAAGGTAAAGGCACATGGCCTGCTTTCTGGATGATGCCTTGCAACAATGATTTCGGAGCAAATCCTTGGCCTAAATGTGGCGAGATTGATATTATGGAAGAGGTAGGCGTTAATCCTAACTATACTTCTTCTTCGCTCCATACAGAGAAGTTTAATCACGTGATGGGAACCCAGATTACCAAGGAACGTCTGACTGCGGGTGCTGAAGACGGTTTCCACGTTTATCGTCTGGAGTGGACTCCTGATTATATCAAGACCTACGTGGATGGTAAGGAACTGCTCAATTTCAACAATGACGGTAAAAATGATGTGGGTTCATGGCCTTTCAATAAACCATTCTATGTTATCCTCAACCTGGCTTGGGGCGGTGATTGGGGCGGCATGAAGGGTGTTGACGAAAGCGCCCTCCCTGTTCAGATGGAAGTGGATTACGTGAGAGTATTCCAGAAAAAATAA
- a CDS encoding peptidylprolyl isomerase: MAKVLIKTSEGDIKVRLYDETPQHRDNFLKLAKEGYFDGTLFHRVIKDFMIQGGDPDSKGAPKGKMLGTGGPDYTIPAEFVYPQLFHKRGALSAARLGDEVNPERESSGSQFYIVWGKTYKQNELKQMEKQMGMQMEQNIFNQLAKEHHDEIMNFRRNRDREGLMKLQDELVDETKKRCKEQGYPKFTEEQQKAYTEIGGTPFLDNQYTVFGEVEEGLDIVEKIQNCETLRGDRPKEDVSMQISVIEE; the protein is encoded by the coding sequence ATGGCTAAAGTATTGATAAAGACATCAGAGGGCGACATCAAGGTGCGTCTCTACGACGAGACACCTCAGCATCGTGACAACTTCTTGAAGTTGGCAAAGGAGGGATATTTCGATGGCACTCTCTTCCATCGTGTCATCAAGGATTTTATGATTCAAGGCGGCGATCCAGACAGCAAAGGCGCTCCTAAAGGCAAGATGCTGGGCACAGGTGGTCCTGACTATACCATCCCTGCCGAGTTCGTTTATCCACAACTTTTCCACAAGCGTGGTGCCTTGAGCGCAGCCCGTTTGGGAGATGAGGTAAACCCAGAACGAGAGAGCAGCGGTAGCCAGTTCTATATTGTATGGGGAAAGACCTACAAGCAGAATGAACTGAAGCAGATGGAAAAGCAGATGGGCATGCAGATGGAGCAGAACATCTTCAACCAGCTTGCCAAGGAGCATCATGATGAAATTATGAACTTCCGCCGCAACCGCGACCGTGAAGGCCTGATGAAACTCCAGGATGAACTGGTGGATGAAACCAAGAAGCGCTGCAAGGAGCAGGGCTATCCTAAGTTTACCGAGGAGCAGCAGAAGGCTTATACAGAAATAGGCGGAACACCTTTCCTCGATAACCAATACACCGTTTTCGGTGAAGTGGAGGAAGGACTTGACATCGTAGAAAAGATTCAGAACTGCGAAACATTGCGTGGCGATCGCCCAAAAGAGGATGTTTCTATGCAGATTTCAGTCATCGAAGAATAA
- a CDS encoding HAD family hydrolase, with protein sequence MAKKRPQVALVYDFDGTLSPGNMQEFGFIQATGKTKDEFWEKNRKFAEGKDANGILTYMYLMLDEAKKNNISLTRESFQKFGKDVELFRGVKQWFSLVNEYGNSIGLDVKHYINSSGLKEMIEGTPIAQEFENIYACSFLYNKEGIAYWPAVAVDYTTKTQFLFKINKGIKQVSDNRRVNQYIPDEKRPIPFPRMIYFGDGETDVPCMKMVKEHGGHSIAVYDNEDKQKTACQLVKEGRVNFICSANYSKGSVMNIIVKRILDKIKADFEFDRLIELNQKKAWK encoded by the coding sequence ATGGCAAAGAAGAGACCACAGGTAGCGCTGGTTTATGATTTCGACGGCACACTGTCGCCGGGCAATATGCAGGAGTTTGGATTCATACAGGCTACAGGCAAGACAAAAGACGAGTTCTGGGAGAAAAACAGAAAGTTTGCAGAGGGTAAGGATGCCAACGGCATTTTGACCTATATGTATCTGATGCTCGACGAAGCCAAGAAGAACAATATCTCGCTCACCCGGGAATCTTTTCAGAAATTCGGCAAGGATGTAGAACTGTTCCGCGGCGTAAAACAATGGTTTTCGCTCGTGAATGAATATGGCAACAGTATCGGACTGGACGTAAAGCACTACATCAACTCCTCGGGACTGAAGGAGATGATAGAGGGCACACCTATCGCCCAGGAATTTGAGAACATCTACGCCTGCTCCTTTCTCTACAATAAGGAGGGAATCGCCTATTGGCCAGCCGTAGCCGTAGACTATACTACCAAGACGCAATTCCTCTTCAAAATCAACAAGGGTATCAAACAGGTGAGCGACAACAGAAGAGTGAACCAGTATATCCCCGACGAAAAGCGACCTATCCCTTTCCCCCGAATGATATATTTCGGAGATGGAGAAACCGATGTGCCTTGCATGAAGATGGTAAAGGAACATGGCGGCCACTCGATTGCAGTATATGATAACGAGGATAAACAGAAGACTGCCTGCCAGCTTGTCAAGGAGGGACGGGTAAACTTCATATGCTCTGCCAACTACAGCAAAGGAAGCGTGATGAATATCATCGTAAAGAGGATATTGGATAAAATCAAAGCCGACTTTGAATTCGACCGCCTGATAGAACTGAACCAGAAGAAGGCATGGAAGTGA
- a CDS encoding TonB-dependent receptor, with protein sequence MKTKSLLLATALLMSTSAFAQKNTFKGVVLDDLGEPVIGATIQVKGVKGAGAITDLDGNFVIDADANQTLLITYIGYKDAEIRPSANMKITLKQDDKALDEVVVVGYGVQKKSVVTAAIAKVSTEDLAGKSPVRVDNALKGLAAGVNVTSSSGQPGASPKVRIRGTGTINNSDPLYIVDGMPIEGGLDYLNPSDIESIEVLKDAASGAIYGARAANGVVLVTTKKGKMGKAQINYNFSYGWQSAWKKRDVTSATDYAILQNERALNGGQAPIYADPYNLTDSNGKPIKGFGTDWQDLVFNDNAPVQNHEVSISGASEKINYYLSMGYYKQEGIVGGNYGQSNYERLSLRSNNIYNVMDASKERNFLNKLDVNVNMAYTRVKSTGIDANSIYGSILGSSLYLAPTLAPTVTDPAMVKKYYDTYEDPNTYDAEGNITGKRNAYELLRDANGNYYTIPGMGGTYQEMNNPLAMLSIPAAKNWSHKFVPKFSIDLQLWDNLKYHFTYSADLSFWGTDSYVASKYYLSGNNKREHTEAYKSSDKGINWQVENTLTYDKTIGKHSFAVVLGQSAMKNKSDYLNGSRWNLVNVNKPSIDYATGNYEQTIVKDADGKIISVGAPQIQHSVSGGNNVVHAISSLFGRLSYNYDEKYMLQATIRRDGSSRFGPSHKYGTFPSASVGWNIMNEKFMEGTRNWLSNLKFRASWGKNGNDNIGDFRYTVLTAMGNNVLFGKDAIKFNGSKANATANPDLKWEESEQTDIGFDFGFFGSALTFSADYYVKKTNGMLITMPIPSYVGETKPIGNVGDMKNSGLEFELGYKWNVSDARFHAKANVTYLHNELTNLGNDTGFIDLDTFQGIFGGGTRGSNGQPFPYFYGYKTAGVFQNMAEVQAYVNKDGEMIMPNAKPGDVRFVDVDGDGAISPDDRTNIGNGTPKWTFGFNLNAEWKGFDLNLFLQGVTGNKVFDATYRTDVFSGNFPSWMLDRWTGEGTSNKYPILKNGDATNWQVSDLYICDGSYLRVKNLSLGYTLPKQLTQKLSISHLRFYVMAENLITWTKYWGFDPEISSGGTSLGVDYGVYPQARTYTIGVNLSF encoded by the coding sequence ATGAAAACAAAAAGTCTATTGCTGGCGACCGCATTATTGATGTCGACGTCAGCGTTCGCACAGAAAAACACCTTCAAGGGTGTCGTGTTGGATGACCTGGGTGAACCCGTTATCGGAGCCACCATTCAGGTAAAAGGCGTCAAGGGAGCCGGTGCAATTACCGACCTTGATGGTAACTTCGTCATCGATGCAGATGCTAACCAGACCTTGCTTATTACCTACATTGGCTACAAGGATGCAGAGATCCGTCCTTCAGCCAACATGAAGATTACTCTTAAACAAGACGACAAGGCTTTGGACGAAGTGGTTGTTGTAGGTTACGGTGTTCAGAAGAAGAGCGTGGTAACAGCTGCCATCGCCAAAGTGAGCACCGAAGATTTGGCTGGCAAGAGCCCAGTGCGTGTTGATAACGCATTGAAGGGTCTGGCAGCCGGTGTCAACGTAACCTCTTCATCGGGTCAGCCTGGCGCATCTCCTAAAGTTCGTATTCGCGGTACAGGTACTATCAACAATTCAGATCCTCTCTATATCGTGGACGGTATGCCTATCGAGGGTGGTTTGGATTACTTGAACCCAAGCGACATTGAGAGTATAGAGGTGTTGAAGGATGCCGCATCAGGTGCTATCTATGGAGCCCGTGCTGCCAATGGTGTAGTACTTGTTACCACCAAGAAGGGTAAGATGGGCAAGGCACAGATCAACTACAATTTCTCTTACGGCTGGCAGAGCGCATGGAAGAAGCGCGATGTAACCAGCGCTACTGATTATGCAATCCTTCAGAATGAGCGTGCCTTAAACGGCGGTCAGGCTCCTATCTATGCCGATCCTTACAACCTGACCGACAGCAACGGAAAACCTATCAAGGGCTTTGGTACCGATTGGCAGGACCTGGTATTCAATGACAATGCGCCAGTGCAGAATCATGAGGTATCTATCAGTGGTGCATCAGAAAAAATCAACTACTATCTCTCTATGGGCTATTATAAGCAGGAGGGTATCGTAGGCGGTAACTACGGACAGAGCAACTATGAGCGCCTCTCCCTCCGCTCTAACAATATATATAATGTGATGGATGCATCGAAGGAGCGCAACTTCCTCAACAAGCTCGATGTAAACGTCAATATGGCCTATACACGTGTCAAGAGTACTGGTATCGATGCCAACTCTATCTATGGTTCTATCCTCGGCAGTTCGCTCTATCTGGCGCCTACATTGGCTCCTACGGTGACAGACCCGGCAATGGTTAAGAAGTATTATGATACCTATGAGGATCCTAATACATACGATGCAGAAGGAAATATTACCGGCAAGCGCAATGCCTATGAATTGCTGCGTGATGCCAATGGCAATTATTATACAATCCCTGGTATGGGAGGTACCTATCAGGAGATGAACAACCCACTGGCCATGTTGAGCATTCCTGCTGCCAAGAACTGGTCGCACAAGTTTGTGCCTAAGTTCTCTATCGACCTGCAATTGTGGGATAATCTGAAGTATCACTTCACTTACAGTGCCGACCTCAGCTTCTGGGGAACAGACAGTTATGTGGCTTCCAAATACTATCTCTCTGGCAATAATAAACGAGAGCATACTGAGGCCTATAAGAGTTCGGACAAGGGCATCAACTGGCAGGTGGAGAATACCCTGACCTATGACAAGACCATCGGCAAACATAGCTTTGCTGTAGTGCTGGGCCAGAGTGCGATGAAGAACAAGAGCGACTATCTGAATGGTAGCCGTTGGAATCTTGTGAATGTAAACAAGCCTTCTATCGACTATGCTACCGGCAACTACGAGCAGACCATCGTGAAGGATGCTGACGGAAAGATCATCTCTGTAGGTGCGCCTCAGATTCAGCATAGCGTATCGGGCGGTAACAACGTGGTACATGCCATCTCTTCACTCTTTGGCCGTTTGAGCTACAATTACGATGAGAAATATATGCTCCAGGCTACAATCCGTCGAGATGGCTCAAGCCGTTTCGGACCATCTCATAAATATGGTACCTTCCCATCAGCTTCTGTTGGTTGGAACATCATGAACGAGAAGTTTATGGAGGGCACCCGCAACTGGTTGAGCAACCTCAAGTTCCGTGCCAGCTGGGGTAAGAATGGTAATGATAATATCGGAGACTTCCGCTATACCGTATTGACAGCCATGGGCAACAACGTGCTCTTCGGTAAGGATGCCATCAAGTTTAATGGTTCTAAGGCGAATGCAACAGCCAATCCAGACTTGAAGTGGGAGGAGAGTGAGCAGACTGATATCGGTTTCGACTTCGGATTCTTCGGCAGTGCATTGACCTTCAGTGCCGATTACTATGTGAAGAAGACCAACGGAATGCTGATTACGATGCCAATTCCTAGCTATGTAGGCGAGACAAAACCTATCGGCAATGTGGGTGATATGAAGAACTCGGGTCTTGAATTCGAACTCGGCTATAAGTGGAATGTATCAGATGCCCGCTTCCATGCAAAGGCAAATGTTACCTATCTGCACAACGAACTGACCAATTTGGGTAATGATACTGGTTTCATAGATTTGGACACCTTCCAGGGCATCTTTGGCGGTGGTACACGCGGTAGCAACGGCCAGCCATTCCCTTACTTCTATGGTTACAAAACAGCCGGAGTCTTCCAAAATATGGCAGAGGTTCAGGCTTATGTCAACAAGGACGGCGAGATGATTATGCCAAATGCCAAGCCGGGTGATGTACGCTTCGTAGACGTAGATGGAGATGGAGCAATCAGTCCGGACGACCGCACCAATATCGGTAACGGTACACCAAAATGGACCTTCGGTTTCAACCTCAATGCAGAGTGGAAAGGCTTCGACCTCAACCTCTTCCTGCAGGGTGTAACAGGCAATAAGGTGTTTGATGCTACCTATCGTACAGACGTATTCTCTGGCAACTTCCCTTCTTGGATGCTCGACAGATGGACGGGCGAGGGTACCAGCAACAAGTATCCTATTCTGAAGAACGGTGATGCTACCAACTGGCAGGTTTCAGACCTCTATATCTGCGATGGCTCTTACCTCCGTGTAAAGAACCTCTCACTGGGTTATACCTTGCCAAAGCAGCTTACACAGAAGTTGTCTATCAGTCACTTGCGTTTCTACGTGATGGCAGAGAACCTGATTACCTGGACCAAGTATTGGGGCTTCGACCCTGAAATCTCATCAGGTGGTACTTCTCTCGGTGTAGACTATGGTGTATATCCACAGGCTCGCACCTACACCATCGGCGTAAACCTTTCATTCTAA
- a CDS encoding transposase, with translation MNTGLDQYMDIFKDAVEDSAAKLTKSFEKILIEVIILFMVIPRKINFTQMGRYGSHVEQTYRNAFGLKKSKSIDWLKLNVSLAKRFFGKQGRWAIAIDPSYISKAGKKTPHIGRFWSGCAQSVKHGLEIMGIGLIDIDAKDCMMLKAHQSLSNKELSLRNKTMVDFYISVIKRYRKELLKLSTLIVADAYFSTSTFVNGIKKEGFSLISRFRDNACLFYVYAGPRTGKRGRPKTKDGKIDMKNLDLTRMEKMEMKDIEGTAYTLIAYSKALRCKVRLVIWQMPNGKKKLFFSTDTSLSGEEVLLYYRTRFQIEFCFRDAKGYTGLMDCQARDKWKLDFAFNASFTSLNVAKVTMKEMGMKYSMSSFKSLMTNIYLVKRIFKASGYTPNRTLISKIFKDLSCLQRIAA, from the coding sequence ATGAATACAGGACTTGACCAATATATGGATATCTTTAAAGATGCAGTTGAAGATTCGGCTGCAAAGTTAACAAAAAGTTTCGAGAAAATACTCATCGAGGTGATAATTTTGTTCATGGTAATACCAAGAAAGATAAATTTCACCCAAATGGGGAGGTATGGCTCGCATGTTGAGCAAACCTATCGCAACGCATTCGGCTTAAAAAAGTCGAAAAGCATTGACTGGCTCAAACTTAATGTCTCACTTGCCAAGCGCTTCTTTGGTAAACAGGGAAGATGGGCTATTGCCATTGATCCCAGCTACATCAGCAAAGCTGGCAAGAAGACTCCACATATCGGTCGTTTTTGGTCGGGATGTGCACAGTCTGTTAAACATGGTCTCGAAATCATGGGTATTGGCCTCATTGATATTGATGCCAAAGACTGCATGATGTTAAAAGCACACCAGTCGCTAAGTAATAAAGAACTGAGTCTTAGAAACAAGACTATGGTAGATTTCTATATCAGCGTCATTAAGCGTTACCGCAAGGAACTTCTTAAACTCTCAACCCTCATAGTTGCAGATGCTTACTTCTCTACAAGTACATTTGTTAATGGGATAAAGAAAGAAGGGTTCTCTTTGATAAGCCGCTTTCGTGACAATGCTTGTCTCTTTTATGTCTATGCTGGTCCACGTACTGGAAAACGTGGTCGCCCAAAGACCAAGGATGGCAAGATTGATATGAAGAATCTTGACCTCACTCGAATGGAGAAGATGGAGATGAAAGATATAGAAGGAACAGCTTATACTTTGATAGCCTATTCCAAGGCACTCAGGTGTAAAGTTAGACTTGTCATCTGGCAGATGCCGAATGGCAAGAAGAAACTATTCTTCTCTACAGACACCTCACTTTCGGGTGAAGAAGTACTTCTTTATTATAGAACCAGGTTCCAGATCGAATTTTGCTTTCGTGACGCCAAAGGCTATACTGGTCTTATGGACTGCCAGGCTCGCGATAAGTGGAAACTCGATTTTGCTTTCAATGCTTCGTTCACATCACTAAATGTTGCCAAGGTAACTATGAAGGAGATGGGAATGAAATATTCTATGTCTTCATTCAAGTCACTGATGACCAACATTTATCTGGTGAAACGAATTTTTAAAGCAAGCGGGTACACCCCGAACCGAACTTTAATTAGCAAGATTTTCAAAGATCTCTCGTGCTTACAGCGTATAGCTGCTTAG
- a CDS encoding RagB/SusD family nutrient uptake outer membrane protein, whose translation MKTIKYIALGVLATSMTLVNTSCSDSFLEVENPSGENLEEYYTTDAHINEALNAAYDPIHWPDWGLGQYNALNIDAEIMGDNFWVGGSNKTDMQNWHMLANYEANANNTLSSLWTVDYSGIKRCNDLLKYIPWAEANLTERNKASYEMQGRALRVYFYNNLWHYFGNIPFYLENLSSPYTAPQLKADEVYSQLIVELESVIDSKVLPMRWDDKNCGRMSQAMCYMMYAEMVMYQNDKTRYPKALQYMQEIIGDTGNYDLVDDFASIWKESGEWCKESIWEVNYEDGNNERGWNSPLAIGGTVLPTLISPNSWPGGDGWDKGGDGWGFLPVRQETYDMYGTGDKRRDATIWDVRGVEYTERYQDTHLWLAKYRPFTENNADAGFDNNLNYNNNLRVYRVAEAYLNAAELLLETGGDAGLAKEYVNKIRRRAGIAELGAVTKDDIINERRLEFVGEGKRYFDLVRTGKAATVLVPDSYGYRTNSWTESKKYIPIAQAELDSDPALVQNNY comes from the coding sequence ATGAAGACAATAAAATATATAGCTTTAGGAGTGTTGGCAACCAGTATGACACTGGTAAACACATCTTGCAGCGACAGTTTCCTGGAGGTGGAGAACCCATCAGGTGAAAACCTCGAAGAATATTATACCACAGATGCCCATATCAATGAGGCTCTGAATGCGGCTTACGATCCTATCCACTGGCCAGACTGGGGATTGGGACAGTATAATGCTCTTAATATCGATGCCGAGATAATGGGCGATAACTTCTGGGTAGGCGGTTCCAACAAGACCGATATGCAGAACTGGCACATGCTGGCCAATTATGAAGCAAATGCTAATAATACGCTGAGTTCACTCTGGACCGTGGATTATTCAGGTATCAAGCGTTGTAATGACCTCTTGAAGTATATTCCTTGGGCAGAGGCAAATTTGACCGAGAGAAACAAGGCATCTTATGAGATGCAGGGCAGAGCACTGCGTGTATACTTCTACAACAACCTGTGGCATTACTTCGGCAATATACCGTTCTATCTTGAGAACCTTTCAAGCCCTTATACTGCTCCTCAGTTGAAAGCTGATGAGGTTTACAGCCAGCTTATTGTCGAGCTGGAATCCGTAATCGATTCTAAGGTCTTGCCTATGCGCTGGGATGACAAGAACTGCGGTCGCATGTCGCAGGCGATGTGTTACATGATGTATGCCGAGATGGTGATGTATCAGAATGACAAGACACGCTATCCTAAGGCATTGCAATATATGCAGGAAATCATCGGCGATACAGGCAATTATGACCTCGTAGACGACTTTGCCTCTATATGGAAGGAGAGTGGAGAATGGTGCAAGGAGAGCATCTGGGAAGTAAACTATGAGGATGGTAACAACGAGCGTGGATGGAATTCTCCTCTTGCTATCGGCGGTACCGTATTGCCAACCTTGATTTCTCCAAACTCTTGGCCAGGTGGCGACGGTTGGGACAAAGGTGGTGACGGTTGGGGATTCTTGCCGGTAAGACAGGAAACCTACGATATGTATGGTACAGGCGATAAGCGCCGTGATGCAACCATCTGGGATGTTCGTGGTGTAGAGTATACAGAGCGCTATCAGGATACTCATCTCTGGCTGGCTAAATATCGTCCATTCACAGAAAATAATGCGGATGCAGGCTTTGATAACAACCTGAATTATAACAATAACCTCCGTGTTTATCGCGTAGCTGAAGCTTATCTCAATGCTGCAGAGTTGTTGCTTGAGACTGGTGGTGATGCTGGTTTGGCAAAGGAATATGTGAATAAAATCCGACGTCGCGCAGGAATCGCAGAACTCGGAGCCGTAACTAAGGATGATATCATCAATGAGCGCCGCTTGGAGTTTGTGGGCGAGGGAAAGCGTTACTTCGACCTCGTTCGTACAGGCAAGGCTGCTACCGTATTGGTACCAGACAGCTATGGCTATCGTACCAACTCCTGGACAGAATCCAAGAAGTATATTCCTATCGCACAGGCTGAGCTTGACTCTGATCCTGCTTTGGTACAAAATAATTATTAA
- a CDS encoding DMT family transporter, with translation MKQNNSNLLYHLVAFITVAIWGTTFVSTKVLMLNGLSPAQIFTLRFSIAYIMMLMVNHKRMFADSWKDEFKMAMLGITGGSLYFLSENEAMNYTTTTNTSLIVCSCPLFATLLVRLVYRHSSRINMIQLLGSLLAFVGMIIVVLNGRFVLHLSPVGDALAFTACMSWAVYSLLMKSVSGDYGAAFITRKVFFYGVLTILPYYLIIPGWPSWDVFMKPQVVGNLLFLGCLASMICFLTWNWCISKLGAVKATNWVYFNPITTMIFASLVLDEKITPYFLAGACCILAGMYIADRMTKSE, from the coding sequence ATGAAACAGAATAATAGTAATTTATTATATCATCTAGTGGCTTTTATCACCGTAGCCATCTGGGGAACCACCTTTGTTTCTACCAAGGTGCTGATGCTGAACGGACTTTCGCCAGCACAGATCTTTACGCTCCGTTTCAGTATCGCATACATTATGATGCTGATGGTGAATCATAAGCGGATGTTTGCTGATAGCTGGAAAGATGAGTTTAAAATGGCGATGCTGGGTATTACGGGCGGTTCACTCTATTTCCTGAGCGAGAACGAGGCGATGAATTATACCACAACAACCAATACTTCGCTCATCGTATGCTCCTGTCCGCTCTTTGCTACCTTGCTGGTACGTCTGGTTTATCGCCATTCTTCGCGTATCAACATGATACAGCTGTTGGGCTCTCTGCTTGCTTTTGTAGGTATGATTATCGTGGTGCTGAATGGCAGATTCGTGCTGCATCTGTCGCCTGTAGGTGATGCCTTGGCTTTTACGGCATGTATGAGCTGGGCTGTCTATTCGCTCCTGATGAAATCGGTATCGGGCGATTATGGCGCAGCTTTTATTACCCGCAAGGTATTCTTTTATGGTGTGCTTACTATCTTGCCTTATTATCTTATCATTCCTGGGTGGCCGTCATGGGATGTGTTTATGAAGCCTCAGGTGGTGGGTAATCTCTTGTTCCTGGGCTGTTTGGCATCCATGATATGTTTCCTTACCTGGAACTGGTGTATCTCTAAGTTGGGTGCCGTGAAAGCTACCAACTGGGTTTATTTCAATCCTATCACCACAATGATTTTCGCCTCTCTGGTATTAGACGAAAAGATAACTCCTTACTTCCTAGCAGGTGCCTGCTGCATCCTGGCAGGTATGTATATTGCGGATAGAATGACGAAGTCGGAATAA